The region AGGGCTGACCGCGATAAAAGGAGTTCGCGTTTATGGCCCTCGACTGGCCGAAGCCCGTGTGGCAGTAGTCAGCATGACGCTGGCCGGGTACGATCCGCAAGAGCTTGCGGCGACTTTGGACGCGACCTTCGGCGTGCAAGTGCGGGCCGGTTTGCATTGCGCTCCGTTAATGCATCGGGCACTCGGCACGGCACCGTCCGGCGGCACGGTACGATTCAGCCCAGGTCCGCTAACTACCGACGCCGAAATCGAGGTGGCCATCGCAGCAGTGGCCGAAGTCGCTGCCCAGGCGCCCGTGACGTGATCGGCTCGACTAACAATCAGATCTGGCGACAAGTACAGCATCCGCATTCTTGCCAGCCAGCCCTTCAAAGACCAACTTCTCGGAGGATATAAATCGCATGGACGACAAACCATGGTATAGCGATGGACTCCGTTTCAAATGCACCCAGTGTGGTGATTGCTGCACCGGGGCGCCCGGCTATGTTTGGGTGACCAACGACGAAATTGCGGCGTTGGCCAAGCGGCTGGAGATGACCGTCAAGGACTTCGAGCACGACTACGTCCGCAAGGTTGGCGTACGCAAGAGCCTGGTCGAATACGACAACGGCGATTGTGTGTTCTTCGACGGCGAAGCGCGGCGCTGCACGGTCTACGAAGACCGGCCCCGCCAATGCCGCACCTGGCCCTTCTGGGAATCGAACGTCCGCACCCCTGCCACCTGGAAGGAAACCTGCGAGGCCTGCCCCGGCAGCGGTAAAGGAAACCTGGTACCAGTCGAAAAGATCATCGAGCAGCTAAAGGTCGTGCGCATCTAGGAGACGTTCCTGAAGCTGAGTGCGGTCTATCTCATCGCGCGCCTCCCTGGGCTGGAAACGACGTAGGGCTTTTGCCCTAGATGCTCGATGTCGCGCTGTGCGTTTGCGACGCGCGGCCAGCTTTTGCGCCCCCGGCCGAATTTGCAATTGACGGCGGGCCGCGCCGATTTATTCAATTATTGGAATTATTCAACGCTGCAATAAACGACGACGTTGACTTGACCAGCCGGACATAAACCTACGTTTTTACGGCAAATCCGTGCGAACCGCGACCGGCGAACGTCACGTTAGCGCCGTCGCCGCCAAGTGGAATCGGGCGAGGCCGTGCTCGTCGCTATAGGTCTGCACCCGTGCGACGGCTTGGCCGAAGAGGACCATTCCTGAGCGTGCCCCAGGGCACGATTCGCAGTGACGG is a window of Pirellulales bacterium DNA encoding:
- a CDS encoding YkgJ family cysteine cluster protein; the encoded protein is MDDKPWYSDGLRFKCTQCGDCCTGAPGYVWVTNDEIAALAKRLEMTVKDFEHDYVRKVGVRKSLVEYDNGDCVFFDGEARRCTVYEDRPRQCRTWPFWESNVRTPATWKETCEACPGSGKGNLVPVEKIIEQLKVVRI